A portion of the Haemorhous mexicanus isolate bHaeMex1 chromosome 3, bHaeMex1.pri, whole genome shotgun sequence genome contains these proteins:
- the YPEL5 gene encoding protein yippee-like 5, whose translation MGRIFLDHIGGTRLFSCANCDTILTNRSELISTRFTGATGRAFLFNKVVNLQYSEVQDRVMLTGRHMVRDVSCKNCNSKLGWIYEFATEDSQRYKEGRVILERALVRESEGFEEHVPSDNS comes from the exons atgggaagaatttttttggaTCATATTGGTGGCACTCGCCTGTTCTCCTGCGCAAACTGTGACACGATCCTGACCAACCGCTCCGAGCTCATCTCCACTCGTTTTACAGGGGCCACAGGAAGGGCCTTTCTTTTTAACAAG gTGGTCAATCTGCAGTACAGTGAAGTTCAGGATCGCGTCATGCTCACCGGCCGCCACATGGTCCGGGACGTGAGCTGCAAGAACTGCAACAGCAAACTGGGCTGGATCTATGAGTTTGCCACTGAAGACAGCCAGCGCTACAAGGAGGGCCGCGTTATCCTGGAAAGAGCCTTGGTTCGGGAGAGCGAGGGCTTCGAGGAGCATGTTCCATCCGACAATTCCTGA